The following are encoded together in the Flavihumibacter fluvii genome:
- a CDS encoding EboA domain-containing protein, whose product MKNQIYLYDVEGLAAFISTLIKQYCTAENYLWLEEKASLIRAENNAAQLNLSFAAVSRKIGREIVHVNVDQEKQVNTILPGFSINGWPLYRLCRTWILLQVNAVDKDIYHNKIEGLFKNGEMNELADLYAALPVFAYPETWVKRCAEGIRSNIGIVLEAIMYDNPYPAKFLDEAAWNQLVLKAFFTDKDVNRITGFDERANQHLASTLIDYAHERWAAKRPVNNQLWRLVGKFINETNFPDIQKIAASEDTTTRKAAALTCYQSAYAPAGKLLDLEPDLKNDIIENKLTWQNLNS is encoded by the coding sequence GTGAAAAATCAAATTTACCTGTATGATGTGGAAGGGTTGGCAGCATTCATTTCAACCCTTATAAAGCAATATTGTACTGCCGAAAATTATTTGTGGCTGGAAGAAAAGGCCAGCCTTATCCGCGCTGAAAACAATGCTGCACAATTGAACCTGTCTTTTGCTGCTGTTTCCCGGAAAATCGGGCGGGAAATTGTCCATGTAAATGTTGACCAGGAAAAGCAGGTCAACACAATTCTTCCGGGGTTTTCTATTAATGGCTGGCCATTGTATCGCTTGTGCCGGACCTGGATATTATTACAGGTCAACGCAGTTGATAAAGATATTTACCACAATAAAATTGAAGGCCTGTTTAAAAACGGGGAGATGAATGAATTGGCTGACCTTTATGCTGCTTTACCGGTATTTGCTTATCCGGAAACCTGGGTTAAACGTTGTGCAGAGGGTATAAGAAGTAATATTGGGATCGTACTCGAAGCTATCATGTATGATAATCCGTATCCGGCAAAATTTTTAGATGAAGCAGCCTGGAACCAGTTGGTGCTGAAAGCTTTTTTTACGGATAAAGATGTCAACCGTATAACCGGCTTTGATGAACGGGCAAACCAACACCTGGCTTCAACTCTGATAGACTATGCCCATGAACGCTGGGCCGCTAAAAGACCGGTCAACAACCAGCTATGGCGATTGGTGGGTAAGTTCATAAATGAAACTAATTTTCCAGATATCCAGAAAATTGCTGCTTCCGAAGATACCACTACAAGAAAGGCGGCGGCATTAACCTGCTACCAGAGTGCGTATGCGCCAGCGGGGAAGTTACTGGACCTGGAGCCTGATCTTAAAAATGACATCATCGAAAACAAATTGACCTGGCAAAATCTAAACTCCTGA
- a CDS encoding transmembrane 220 family protein, protein MLLIILNVIFCFSFIGFAYVNINDKDAYLWVTIYMVAAICCGLAAFKLYFPIIYLVAIVFYLAYAIKLFFAKDGVRDWMTKYKSESLVQSMQATKPYIEQAREFFGLLIISAALAINYFAA, encoded by the coding sequence ATGCTACTGATTATTTTAAATGTCATTTTTTGCTTTTCCTTTATTGGTTTTGCTTATGTTAACATTAATGATAAGGATGCATACTTATGGGTTACCATTTATATGGTAGCCGCAATTTGTTGCGGCCTGGCAGCCTTTAAATTATATTTCCCGATCATATATTTAGTGGCTATTGTTTTTTACCTGGCCTATGCCATAAAACTTTTTTTTGCGAAAGACGGTGTCCGCGACTGGATGACCAAGTATAAATCGGAGAGTTTAGTGCAAAGTATGCAGGCGACTAAACCTTATATTGAACAGGCCCGGGAATTTTTCGGATTACTTATTATCAGCGCAGCATTGGCCATTAACTATTTTGCAGCTTAA
- a CDS encoding Crp/Fnr family transcriptional regulator, translated as MYELYFRKFNEKVALTPEEEALVKSYLTPKKLRKKQYLLQEGDVCKYIAFVEKGALRSYSIAENGQEQIIQFAIEGWTISDLYSFLTGEPATYTIDAVEDAELLLISKSAHEELLKKLPKYETYMRLQVTGAYLALQKRVTAASLSPEERYARFQELYPDLVQRFPQHMIAAHMGLTPETLSRARRKMKSK; from the coding sequence ATGTACGAATTATACTTCAGGAAATTTAATGAAAAGGTGGCCCTTACCCCTGAAGAAGAGGCCCTGGTCAAATCCTACCTCACCCCCAAAAAGTTAAGGAAGAAACAATACCTGTTACAGGAAGGCGATGTGTGCAAGTACATCGCATTTGTAGAAAAAGGTGCGCTAAGGTCATACTCAATTGCTGAGAATGGACAGGAGCAGATCATCCAGTTCGCCATTGAAGGCTGGACCATTTCTGACCTGTACAGTTTCCTTACCGGGGAACCAGCGACTTATACCATAGATGCAGTGGAAGATGCAGAATTGTTGCTCATCAGCAAGTCTGCCCATGAAGAATTATTGAAAAAATTACCCAAATACGAAACCTATATGCGCCTGCAGGTTACCGGCGCCTACCTGGCGCTGCAAAAACGGGTAACAGCCGCAAGCTTATCGCCGGAAGAAAGATATGCCAGGTTCCAGGAACTTTACCCGGATCTGGTGCAACGGTTCCCGCAACACATGATCGCTGCCCATATGGGCCTCACGCCCGAAACCCTGAGCAGGGCAAGGAGAAAAATGAAATCCAAATAA
- a CDS encoding YceI family protein, with amino-acid sequence MKKLSIILVSFALFTAFTTIDTWKNDKPHSQLGFTITHLGISDVSGTFNDFDAMVTASKPDFSDASFELTANVASIDTRVEARNNHLKSPDFFDVAKFPTINFKSSNLKPAGKDKFILTGNLTIHGITKEVQLDLVYRGITENPMSKAKVVGFQITGAINRSDFNVGPNFPAPMLSDKVTIKADGEFAKP; translated from the coding sequence ATGAAAAAGTTATCGATCATTTTAGTAAGCTTCGCGCTATTCACGGCATTTACAACAATTGACACCTGGAAAAATGATAAGCCACATTCTCAATTAGGCTTTACCATTACCCACCTGGGCATCTCAGATGTATCCGGAACTTTCAATGACTTTGATGCGATGGTCACCGCTTCAAAACCTGATTTCAGTGATGCCAGCTTTGAACTGACCGCGAATGTTGCCTCTATCGACACCAGGGTTGAAGCCAGGAACAATCACCTGAAAAGTCCGGACTTTTTTGATGTCGCCAAATTCCCGACCATCAATTTCAAAAGCAGTAACCTGAAGCCAGCAGGTAAAGACAAATTCATACTCACCGGCAACCTCACCATACACGGCATCACTAAAGAAGTACAACTAGACCTGGTTTATCGCGGGATAACAGAAAACCCAATGTCCAAAGCAAAAGTTGTGGGCTTCCAGATTACAGGAGCCATCAACAGGTCTGATTTCAATGTTGGCCCGAATTTCCCGGCACCCATGCTTAGTGATAAAGTAACTATTAAAGCAGATGGTGAATTTGCAAAACCATAA
- a CDS encoding DoxX family protein translates to MKNVLTVTNRTANHDLAVLLLRIAIGTLMLTHGIPKLLSLVSGQVQFPGLFGLSPALSLSLAVFAEVGCSLLILFGVGTRLATIPLMFTMLVAVFYIHAADPLAKKEVAILYLLAYIILFFTGSGKYSLENLKRIPA, encoded by the coding sequence ATGAAAAACGTATTAACAGTAACCAACAGGACAGCCAACCATGACCTGGCTGTCCTGCTCCTCAGGATCGCCATTGGTACGCTGATGTTAACCCATGGCATACCCAAATTACTTTCTCTCGTAAGCGGGCAGGTTCAATTCCCGGGCCTGTTTGGATTAAGTCCGGCATTATCACTCAGTCTGGCCGTATTTGCGGAAGTAGGCTGTTCTTTGTTGATCCTTTTTGGGGTAGGCACCAGGCTGGCAACAATTCCCCTGATGTTTACCATGCTGGTAGCGGTATTTTATATCCATGCTGCCGATCCTTTGGCAAAGAAAGAAGTAGCTATCTTATATTTACTGGCTTATATCATTCTGTTTTTTACAGGTAGTGGAAAATATTCCCTTGAAAACCTGAAGCGGATCCCGGCATGA